Proteins encoded within one genomic window of Argiope bruennichi chromosome 7, qqArgBrue1.1, whole genome shotgun sequence:
- the LOC129976259 gene encoding uncharacterized protein LOC129976259, producing MTSWKNKKFFKDRASNSFRIPEIKTVFRELVCAGIQVGGGVYLAAYTYNNPTYKILPFMYSAVAIGGAYNVFKILLKHYPPKYIETNRIRTAWELANGALAYSVGVYGFSEYLKQEDEMWIPSLAIAASGYYFSKTAVDDLMPIFNMDPFFLCFQLMSEPVLIAYAATYLIYFQNHEESCIYWLPFVFIGIIGFKIATDGFSKADTIVRKLFLFKVIKTMMGSCLFALSSLVLTIYGSMHDFPRLWNILMIVMDFFAAFLIYGSLTCLRRYTDLDTQVFYSLANMTAGPLTILTSCLSFHFVEDTTMKYFIFISLAGLGNFLVCRSVHQFYKVIPRPVGYRRYYERLLGPVMIAYSSLATAWVCYRMDWRFSLVVIPFIPTGMYATYRGYRKN from the exons ATGACTtcatggaaaaacaaaaaattctttaaagat CGAGCAAGCAACTCATTTCGAATCCctgaaattaaaactgtattccgAGAATTGGTATGTGCAGGAATCCAAGTTGGTGGTGGCGTGTATCTTGCCGCCTACACGTACAATAATCCAACTTACAAGATTTTGCCCTTCATGTATTCTGCAGTTGCCATCGGCGGAGCTTATAATGTCTTCAAAATTCTGCTGAAA CattaccctccaaaatatattgaaactaatAGAATTCGGACAGCATGGGAATTGGCAAATGGAGCTCTCGCCTATTCTGTAGGAGTCTATGGATTCAGTGAGTACTTGAAACAAGAGGATGAAATGTGGATCCCTTCTCTCGCAATTGCTGCATCTGGTTACTATTTCTCTAAAACAGCTGTTGATGAT ttgaTGCCAATTTTTAATATGGACCCATTTTTTCTATGCTTTCAACTGATGTCTGAACCAGTACTAATAGCATATGCAGCcacatatttgatttattttcaaaatcatgaaGAAAGCTGCATCTATTGGCTTCCATTCGTATTTATAGGGATTATTGGATTTAAGATTGCCACTGATGGTTTCAGTAAA GCTGATACTATAGTAAGAAAATTGTTTCTGTTTAAAGTGATTAAAACAATGATGGGAAGTTGCTTATTTGCCTTGAGCAGTCTTGTTTTGACTATTTATGGATCAATGCACGATTTCCCTCGGCTttggaatattttgatgattgttATGGACTTCTTTGCCGCATTTCTCATCTATGGATCACTTACATGT CTTCGGCGGTATACTGACTTGGATACGCAAGTATTTTACTCCCTCGCTAACATGACGGCTGGACCACTGACTATCTTGACCTCTTGTCTGTCGTTTCACTTCGTGGAAGATACAACTATgaagtattttatattcatatctcTTGCTGGATTAGGCAATTTTCTTGTCTGCCGATCGGTCCATCAG TTTTACAAAGTTATTCCTAGGCCAGTAGGCTATCGAAGATATTATGAACGTTTATTGGGCCCCGTGATGATTGCATACAGCTCTTTGGCTACAGCATGGGTTTGTTACCGAATGGATTGGCGATTCTCTTTAGTGGTGATACCTTTCATACCTACTGGAATGTATGCTACATATAGAGGTTACAGAAAG